A region of the Ptychodera flava strain L36383 chromosome 22, AS_Pfla_20210202, whole genome shotgun sequence genome:
TTGTTTTACCCCCATCAGTGCTTGACCCTAGCAAGCTTATTGCCACTACCAATCAGGTCTGCTTTGTTTCCACTAGTCCAGCTAACAGTACACACAGAAGTTACATGTGTAATACATTTCGTAAACAATCACATCAAGCTCATTAGTACAGTGCATACTAATGAGCTTGGTGTgattgtgatgtgatgtgatgtgatgtgatgtatgtatgtttggtCCATTAACATAATCACCACGTGACAAACCAACCCGATATTAGACCTTATTGCACTAGGTTTTAATCACAACAGAAGAAATggttttctttgtcatttttttagcttaaattgtaatacatgtatggtTTATCAACCACAACTTTATTCtataaaatgatatttcaaaGTTATGACACGATTATGAAGCGATCATTATTGACATGTTAAGTAACCATACTCTTTATTGTAAGTATCATTTCAATGAAGAGTTTACAAGAGAAAAAATGAAAGCTACAGTGAATATAAAGTTCATGACCCCAATGTAACCAGGAAAACTTAATATTCTTGACATGCTCTGGTGTATTAAATTACTGTCTTGTCCATGTAAAATGTCAACTTTGCCAACTTGTACCAGTCATGAATGGTTTGAGCTCATTTCATGCTTTCTTTGTTCAATAGtcgaatatatatacatatatactgatTAGAAATATAATGAGGCAAGGAGAACCTTCTCAAATGTTCATCTCGTTCATTATTTTGTGTACAGCCATAATCCATCATTTTTTCAGGCTAAGTCCCTGGTAATATCTATAAATGTTAAAACTGCATGCTCAAAAGGTGCATTATCTCCATTTGCCAGTCTGCTAAATATGTCTTCAAATGTCATATTGACTTGACGAAATCGCTGTTCTCGTTCTTTCACTTTATCTTCACTTGTAGACAGTGGATCGACACCAAAATAACTGTAACGGGTGAGATTCCCACCTGATTGCTCATATAATTGAATGGCTTCATCAACAGTGGGAACAACATTGGCTGGTACGTTTGATACACGATTACCTGTACCTGCAAGATTTTCAGGAATTCTTGACTGCCAtcctaaaataaaaataaacacaataatGTAAGTATatctattacatgtaaataaattttgtaatatttgaaattcaatataaatgaatgaaacgaaatttaattttgtatgaatgaatgaatgaatatttgcatgaaattgaactttgaaatttgtaataaattttgtatttaacatattttgaaatttataaataaattttgtaatatttgaaattgaatatgaatgaacttttgaacttttgtatgaattgaattttgcaatgaatgaaatgaaattttcaatattcttaTAATAGTCACTCTGAGTCCTATTAATAGAGAAACAGAACAATGAGATCATAATTAAACCAGCACATCTTGACACtgataaaaatgtaatacaTAGGGGTATACATAGGCAAACATATCCACTCACAAAAGTAGCAATTGTCCAAccatgttttttttccatacatacatacccatacatacatacatacatacatacatacagacagacatacatacatatatacacacacacatacatacatacatacgtgaatacataaatacacacacacatacatacattcattaatacacacacatccatacatacattaatatacacacatccatacatacattaatacacacacatacatacatacatgcatgtatgcatacatacatacacacacatacatacatacacacatacatacatacatacatacatacatacatacatacacatacatacatacatacatatacacacacacatacacacacacatacacacatacatacatacatacatacatacatacatacatacatacatacatacatacatacatacatacatacatacatacatacatacaacaaactCAATATCAATCCAGATACTGTTGCAGTtaatgacaaagaaaaattgattacTATTCTCAGGTCAAGAAATAAAGAAACCGTAATAGAAACAAGCAAATTCATAATGCATTTAAAATAAGGGAACACATTGTAACCACAAAATAACTAGTCCTGCTGTACTACTGCTGCCTCGTGATAAATGTTTATATATGAACCCTCATTTTGTCTTATGCTGTGTATGTATTTTTCCATATCGTATATGTCTGTATTAatgtagttttgttttgttttgcatacACTTTATTGTACTCCAAGCCGATGATCTTACTTTCGAATAAGGCTacaataaagttattaaaatgtaaaaaaatgtacatacatatacatacataaatacacacacatacatacatacatacattatcatacatacatacatacatacatacatacatacacatacatacatgcatacatacatacatatatatacacacatacatatacatagacagacagacatacacacatacatacatacatacatacatacatatatacattaattaattaattaattaattaattaattaattaattaattaattaattaataaaaaaagTGCATACCTTCAAGAGGGTGATGGTTCCAAGCAGCGACCATGCGCTTCATTCCAACGTCAGCAACAGCACATGATATAAATGACACACAGAATTTATGAGTATCATCCATCATATTAACCAGCATTCGTCGTTGCATCTCAATAAGAGCTCCTTTGATTACGTAGTTGAAGCGTTGATTTACTTCAGGCCACTTTCTTTCAGCGGGTAGGTTGTTCGCTGATCGGCTTTGTATATATGGTGGGCAAATTTTGTTCGTCCTGTACTGTTTTAAATACGATTGGATGAACAAAACTAAGCAAAACTCTCGCCCCATATCCACTCGAACCATATCCCATAGTCCTTCTTTTAACATTAGATCTCTATAGGCGTTGTATATTATAATAGGGTTTTTCACTGGCATTGTTACATGTGCGACAATTTTCCGGCTATAACCATCGGAAAACAGAACGTGGGTAACTCCAAAATACACCAACTTTTCGTTTTGGTCGACATGAAGTTTGTGTCCATGATACGGGGAAAAATAGGGTACTGGGTTTAACTGTCTCACTGTATCATTTCGTCGTCGGTTGTGGTAGGTTGGGTTGACACGCTTCAGACTCTCTTGAATTCTGTATCTTCCTTCACGTATACCTCTTGCACGAAGGAGGCCGGACATAGTTTTCCTTCCATACGATGGCCCAACTTCAGATACAGCCTTGGAAACTTCCGCATCCAATTCGTCGCGCGTACGACGATGTATGTTGTACTTGTCGCAAAATCGTCGCACACTCCTTTCCGAAACGCCATAATTGCTTCCATATCTTGATTGTAATAAAACACTTATATCGCGGTGACTCTTTCCAGACTTGAGTAGAGACCTGGTCTCATCCACTGAAATTAGTTTTTCCATCTCCATGATTATGAACCTTCACTATGCAGTACTAGTTTCCGCGCCGTCGGGTAGCCTCACCGAACCGTCCACAAGCTTAACTTGGTGGAAAATAGTGCTGTCGACGATCAACAGACTTGGTTCAGTACTTAGCCCCGCCTTAAAAATGACTTTTGTCCAATCAGATTAGAGTTTTAAAATTTGTCGTGGCAATGCTTCTTGTAAGCGCCTATCTCATGACCAATGATGAACCAAAGGAAAGATTCGTAAATTTAAAACACAGTCACAAAGTTATGCCGACACATAATGGGTTTGAAAGCGGTAAGGCTTTGAGGCTACCCGACGGCGCGGCAAATACAGAATTTCGAACAGTGTTGCAAAATGATGACTTTTTAGACAAGCTTTGATGTTGTCTGCAATGAAATCTGGTGTTGCAAAAGAAACGACATCAGTTGCTCTGATATAACTGTCCAGCAAACCAAATGAATCAGACTGATGGGCGGAAAAACGTGCAGATTCgtgcaatttatttatttgcgatCGTTATGAGAtcccaccagaaaaaaaatatatccctccaaaaatgatctaAATAGAATCTTTGCATAAAATCATGGGACGGTGACGCAAGTTATAATTAATATCCCGCCAATAATGTTAATTTAACGCGTACAGTGAGCACCGCCTTCAGTTTGCACTTCAGACTCTAGAGGGCAGACTAACTTATTGCTTATGCATTATGAACTTCGAAGAAGGCATAAACTCGGTAGGTCTCTGGTAGCTTTTGGAATATGGAGTATGCTAGTTTTTAAGAGGGTTGGACGCATTTCGTCATTCTGAAAGGGTCTATAGACATATGATAGTTAGATTGGACAATTTACTTATGGAAGATGTAAAAAGTAAGACATTTTACATGTCATTTCCCTTCTTTTTCATATCACACTCTAGAGAATGGGTCCGTTTTGCATATGAATTATTGGAAAGACTATAAAGCAAGAAGATATAAAGGATGTTGAAGTACTTTATATATGGAGTATAATTGTCTCACTTAGACTGGCcgcaatttgtcacggatttCATATCCTTCACA
Encoded here:
- the LOC139122917 gene encoding uncharacterized protein, whose product is MEMEKLISVDETRSLLKSGKSHRDISVLLQSRYGSNYGVSERSVRRFCDKYNIHRRTRDELDAEVSKAVSEVGPSYGRKTMSGLLRARGIREGRYRIQESLKRVNPTYHNRRRNDTVRQLNPVPYFSPYHGHKLHVDQNEKLVYFGVTHVLFSDGYSRKIVAHVTMPVKNPIIIYNAYRDLMLKEGLWDMVRVDMGREFCLVLFIQSYLKQYRTNKICPPYIQSRSANNLPAERKWPEVNQRFNYVIKGALIEMQRRMLVNMMDDTHKFCVSFISCAVADVGMKRMVAAWNHHPLEGWQSRIPENLAGTGNRVSNVPANVVPTVDEAIQLYEQSGGNLTRYSYFGVDPLSTSEDKVKEREQRFRQVNMTFEDIFSRLANGDNAPFEHAVLTFIDITRDLA